The following are encoded in a window of Armatimonas rosea genomic DNA:
- a CDS encoding RNA polymerase sigma factor, with translation MTPRDDDLADRVLVQRTLAGDADAFTLLHRRYYARVFRHALFRCRSTADAEDIAAETFVKAVHYLPQYRFQGESILPWLCRIATNLVIDQGRRTHGQTPLSLESAADDVRALMENLRDEGPNPHELAERHETQSLIRTAIARLAPDQADAILLRFGGDLSLQEIALALGRTEGAVKSLIHRGLVNLRKTLLEEALQGKIMEQRRQTSIQEATQTEAPKKRYGTHIEL, from the coding sequence ATGACTCCACGCGACGATGATCTCGCAGACCGTGTGCTTGTCCAGCGAACCCTGGCAGGTGATGCCGATGCCTTCACGCTCCTGCATCGGCGCTACTATGCGCGGGTATTTCGTCACGCCCTCTTTCGGTGCCGAAGCACAGCCGATGCGGAAGATATTGCCGCCGAGACCTTTGTTAAAGCCGTTCACTACCTGCCCCAGTACCGCTTCCAGGGCGAGTCGATCCTCCCTTGGCTCTGCCGCATCGCAACCAATCTCGTGATCGACCAAGGGCGGCGCACCCATGGTCAGACCCCCCTCTCGCTGGAGAGTGCCGCCGACGATGTCCGTGCCCTGATGGAGAACCTGCGCGACGAAGGCCCGAATCCTCACGAGCTTGCGGAGCGTCACGAGACCCAGTCCCTGATTCGAACGGCAATCGCGCGGCTTGCGCCGGATCAGGCGGATGCGATCCTGCTGCGCTTTGGGGGCGATCTGTCTCTACAAGAGATTGCACTGGCGCTAGGACGCACGGAAGGGGCCGTGAAGTCACTGATCCACCGCGGGCTGGTAAACTTACGCAAGACTCTTCTTGAGGAAGCGCTACAAGGAAAGATCATGGAGCAACGGCGGCAGACCAGTATCCAAGAAGCCACCCAGACCGAGGCCCCCAAAAAACGTTATGGAACCCACATCGAACTCTAA
- a CDS encoding thioredoxin family protein: MKELLLLGLLLAQPPKPAPLYDEKASGAQQIEKALAEAKKSKKNVLLQFGANWCHWCHKLHELCEKDPAIAAELKKSFVVVLIDVNQKHNDDINQRYGNPTKFGLPVIVVLDPAGKQLWTQDTGKLEERDHHDPAKVLAFLKEWAPKR, from the coding sequence ATGAAAGAACTCCTCCTTTTGGGCTTGCTCCTGGCACAGCCTCCCAAGCCGGCACCTCTCTACGATGAAAAGGCGAGCGGTGCACAGCAGATCGAGAAGGCGCTTGCCGAGGCCAAGAAGAGCAAGAAAAATGTGCTCTTGCAGTTTGGGGCCAACTGGTGCCACTGGTGCCATAAGCTCCACGAGCTGTGCGAGAAAGACCCGGCAATCGCGGCGGAGCTGAAGAAGAGCTTTGTGGTGGTCTTGATCGATGTGAATCAGAAGCACAACGACGATATCAACCAGCGCTACGGTAACCCGACCAAGTTTGGCCTTCCCGTGATCGTGGTTCTCGATCCTGCCGGGAAGCAGCTCTGGACGCAAGACACGGGCAAGCTGGAGGAGCGCGACCACCACGATCCCGCCAAGGTGCTCGCCTTCCTGAAGGAGTGGGCTCCCAAGCGCTAG
- a CDS encoding AAA family ATPase: MHTTGLTLGKFAPLHKGHEHLIQTACSQVDSLICLIYDSPEVTTIPLETRSRWLRTLFPTVEVIELRGAPQEVGETPEIKRRHEDFILGVLGGRKITHFFCSEFYGEHMSQALGALNCLVDPARNTVPISGTAIRESPFLHRERLSPLVYRDLITHVVLLGAPSTGKTTLAEALAQRFQTTWMPEYGREYWEQHQSERRLSLEQLVELAEGHWEREERKLQEANGYLFTDTNALTTYQFSLYYHGTVHPQLVEYASRCNDRYDLVLVCDTDIPYDDTWDRSGETNRQEFQEQILADLEARSIAYTLLQGSLEQRIATVEQVLGRLPRKP, encoded by the coding sequence ATGCACACGACCGGCCTGACCCTGGGGAAGTTCGCTCCCCTCCACAAGGGCCATGAGCACCTGATCCAGACCGCTTGCTCCCAGGTGGACTCGCTGATCTGCCTGATCTACGACTCGCCGGAGGTAACGACAATTCCTCTGGAGACCCGCTCGCGCTGGCTGCGCACCCTCTTTCCTACGGTCGAGGTGATCGAGCTACGCGGGGCACCGCAGGAGGTGGGCGAGACGCCCGAGATCAAGAGGCGTCACGAGGACTTTATCCTGGGGGTTCTCGGGGGGCGCAAGATCACCCACTTCTTCTGTAGCGAGTTCTATGGGGAGCACATGAGCCAGGCGCTGGGTGCCCTCAACTGCCTTGTCGATCCCGCACGCAACACGGTCCCCATCTCGGGCACGGCGATCCGGGAGAGTCCCTTTCTTCACCGAGAGAGGCTCAGCCCCCTGGTCTACCGGGACCTCATTACTCATGTTGTCTTGCTGGGAGCTCCCTCGACCGGTAAGACCACCCTGGCCGAGGCACTTGCCCAGCGCTTTCAGACCACCTGGATGCCCGAGTACGGCCGTGAGTACTGGGAACAGCACCAGAGCGAGCGGCGGCTCAGCCTGGAGCAGCTGGTGGAGCTTGCCGAGGGGCACTGGGAGCGCGAGGAGCGAAAACTCCAAGAGGCCAATGGCTACCTCTTCACCGATACCAACGCGCTGACTACCTACCAGTTCTCGCTCTACTACCACGGCACGGTGCACCCTCAGCTCGTGGAGTACGCCAGCCGCTGCAACGACCGCTACGACCTGGTACTTGTCTGCGACACGGACATCCCCTACGACGACACCTGGGATCGCTCAGGGGAGACCAACCGACAGGAGTTTCAGGAGCAGATCCTCGCCGACCTGGAGGCGCGCAGCATCGCCTACACGCTTCTCCAAGGCTCGCTGGAGCAGCGGATCGCGACCGTGGAGCAGGTGCTCGGGCGGCTGCCCCGTAAGCCATGA
- the pnuC gene encoding nicotinamide riboside transporter PnuC: MSPLEIVATVFGLLSVALTVRQNIWCWPTGLVQVVLYIFIFYQAKLYSDSILQVLYVVFQFYGWWHWLHGGRERTSAPVTRLRPQALSGWIVVGIIGSLLWGSVMARFTDAALPYPDAFVVVLSLVAQWLLTRKVLESWHFWIAVDVLAIGVYALKRLYLTSGLYAVFLVLAVLGLLAWKKELDRPCTRPA; this comes from the coding sequence ATGAGCCCCCTTGAGATTGTCGCAACCGTTTTTGGCCTCCTGAGTGTCGCACTGACCGTCCGACAGAATATCTGGTGCTGGCCGACGGGTCTGGTGCAGGTTGTTCTCTATATCTTTATCTTCTACCAGGCCAAGCTCTACTCCGATAGCATCCTTCAAGTGCTCTATGTTGTCTTCCAGTTCTATGGCTGGTGGCACTGGCTCCACGGCGGGCGTGAGCGCACCAGCGCTCCGGTCACGCGGCTACGTCCCCAAGCGCTGAGCGGCTGGATCGTTGTTGGGATTATTGGGAGCTTGCTCTGGGGCTCTGTTATGGCACGCTTCACGGATGCGGCTCTGCCCTACCCGGATGCCTTTGTGGTCGTGCTGAGCCTCGTGGCGCAGTGGCTCCTCACGCGCAAGGTCCTGGAGTCTTGGCACTTCTGGATCGCGGTCGATGTGCTGGCAATCGGGGTGTACGCTCTCAAACGGCTCTACTTGACGTCGGGGCTCTATGCGGTCTTTCTTGTCCTGGCGGTGCTGGGGCTCCTGGCGTGGAAGAAGGAGCTGGATCGTCCATGCACACGACCGGCCTGA